In Pelmatolapia mariae isolate MD_Pm_ZW unplaced genomic scaffold, Pm_UMD_F_2 NODE_ptg000266l+_length_39660_cov_1, whole genome shotgun sequence, a single window of DNA contains:
- the LOC134622892 gene encoding CDGSH iron-sulfur domain-containing protein 2A-like, whose translation SEWLRLLPLLGILALLGYLTIRPFLPKKKKQRDSLINLKIQKENPKVVNEIDIEDLNSANVCYCRCWRSKTFPVCDKSHLKHNELTGDNVGPLILKKKIL comes from the exons TGTCTGAGTGGCTCCGGTTGCTTCCTCTTCTGGGTATCTTGGCTTTGCTCGGCTATCTCACCATTCGCCCCTTTCTGcctaagaagaagaagcagagggACAGCCTGATCAATCTGAAGATCCAGAAAGAGAACCCAAAAGTGGTCAATGAGATAGACATTGAGGACCTGAACAGCGCAAATGTGTGTTACTGTCGCTGCTGGCGCTCCAAAACT tttCCTGTATGTGACAAGTCACACTTAAAGCACAACGAGCTGACTGGAGACAACGTGGGACCGCTCATACTTAAAAAGAAGATACTATAA